The Leguminivora glycinivorella isolate SPB_JAAS2020 chromosome 2, LegGlyc_1.1, whole genome shotgun sequence DNA window accgaagggagtgtctTAAATCGACACTTGTGTAGTACAGATGGcgctccaaagtttcgacctgacacgAAATAAgctacttctcgcactagtgcgtaaaaaaaggaacatctgtactgaaaaaacagATTTTCTGCTTAAAGCCATCGAATATAAGGCTGAGTGAATAATGAATTCAATGTGAATTTGCGGAAGTTTTAGAGTTTAATGCAAACCACCGGAACTTTGCTTTTAAAATTCTAGTGTTTTTAGTTTGGCGAGTTTGTGCTTTTAGCAGGAGTCTTTGTAcgatatatttttatcatattgTCCCATTTTTTCacataatatacctatacaTTATAGGTACCAAAATTAGTACATTGTGAACGCAGAAGTGTTAtccgcgacggcttgccggagcaaTTTAAAGACGAgatttcaatattattatgcCCCTTGTTACTTgcaacaaaaataaagtatgaaAAACTCGTAACTCGTAGAATAgttatttcgtcactactttgaagaAAACccgtatcttcttctgtcagtGAAAAGACCAATATAGTAACTATGTAGGGGGTGCATATAGAGTTACTACGTTTCAACTTTGAGTAGGTACCAGTGTgaaatacgagattttttcaaagtagcgacgatttgttatacaagggggcaaccGGGGGTTGTTGTTTTACCACACGTTCCAATATTGCAATTTTGCCATTttattactttgcactcttgcggataaaatgcatttcgaatagcaaagagagttTTTATcatttggtgtggtgaaaagattTTTGTGTACCGCCCGCTATGACTTTGTGCAATTTCACACTTACTGAGCGAGTGAGATAAAAAATAGTTTGGTTTTGTAATACGTATCTAATTTTGAATAGAAATGTAGGTATGGAGTCTTTTTTGTTGAAATGGAATAGGATAAATTTATGATCATCACTCATTTGACTATGTCTCTATCGAGGCATTGGTATCGGATGATAGGGACAGAATGAAATGGGTATTAATTAGGGTGGatcgaaaaaacacttttctgggaTTAGCAAACCTAACAGTTAAAtatcaatcaatgaccctttgtgcaaattttcagctttttaaatcaacatcttcagaattcattttgaaaattcaacattcagataaaaaaaaatcggtagTATTATGTTAATtgatacaatacatacatacaatcacgcctatatcccatgaaggggtaggcagagcacatgaaactactaaagtttcagtgccactcttggcaaataaggggttgacagaaaacgaaattgtgacattgcagtgacaggttgccagcctctcgcctacgccacaatttaacccatatcccacagtcgccttctacgacactcacgggaagaaagggggtggtgaaatgtTAATTGATAgatatcattttataagaaactaccaaaatttgcacaaaggcttcgtAGACTAaggtcattgattgataactaccTCTAGGTATTAGGTTTGTTAATCCAGGAAAGTGTTTTCTCGACCCACCCTAATGGGTCTACATAACATATGTAGATAGATACTAGTTTGATAGAATAGACATCAATGTAATGTAATTAATTTCAGACGACTATGATGTTGATGACGCGTTGTTTTCAGACACTAATGACTATGATCAAAATACACCGAGGCAGTTCATAGAGAAACTCAATGAACTAGATTCTAATGAAGGTATTTTTCAGTTTTATCCtataaattatacataatatgtatcgTATTTATGAAAGAAATTTAGAATGTGAAGCCAAAATACTATTGCTTAGGTCTTTCAATATCTCAAATTTTATCTCCCATgaacatatattatgtttttttatagacTTCTTATAAGCAGTGACGCTTGCACCTTAAGTACCAGAGCCTAAggtataaaaacaaacaaaagataagcactcccgtgcaaataaaagagacacggcgagaTTGATGTTTCCTAATGTTTTCGTCATTAAATATATTTGCGGTCACAGGTTTGCCACCTGCCGTAAAAACTgtggacgctggttcgattccggCCGTTGGCAACTAgcggccttggtcacttttgcatagtaaattgcatttatttaaGGTTAATTTTTAATTCTCTTATATCACAGATGAGCCCGAGCCAATCAATCCCTTTCAACAATTCGTAATTTTGCCTCAAAACACTACAAATTTCACTACCCTAAAGCCACTGCGGCCCGAGAGAACATCCATGTCAATACCACTTGAGAACAAGAATATTCTGTGCGAAGACTTTGAGGAGTACGCAGGAAATTGTTCTTTACAAGCTAGGAAGATTTATGAGTCAACTATAATCCTGCCTTTACCTGCTGAACTAAAAAAATGGTGCAAGTAAGTATCTATGTAATTAACTAATATATCtatgatgatttgatgatatAACTACATCAGTGGTGTGCTCACATATTCACAATAATACCACTTGAAAGCAGTCGCCGTGGAGTTGTTATTATTATCATGAGGAccgcattcatagatttttatgAAGTAAGAGATAAAATGAGCATATGCTTAGCCTGATTTTTTGTGGATACCTTTTCGGGAAACAAGTGTACGCGGTGTTTCTTAAATAAGTGTGAAGTCATCAATATTTTACGGGAAAAGTATAAAAATTATACTGAACAGCTTTTGGTTTCAgtgtcatattttttttctgtcaGACCTTGTAATTTTTTACTTGAGATATTTGTTTTCTCCTACGAGTAATTAAATGACCCAGTATATCATTTTCATTTATGCCTAGTTAGATTCaccatataggtaggtataatgtACTTTTTTTTCAGAGCACTGAAGCAGCTTGCAACCTGTGAGTACGATTGGAATACTGATTGCCGAGACGTAACGGAGAAGAATTTCAACGAGTTCCTAATCCAGGGCCAACTGCACGTCATTGACAAAGTATGTCACGACGACTGGTTCGTAACACGTAAGGGTTTTACCTCATTTATACTTCTTCTTATTCTTCAActtagcgttttcccggcctagcgccagggtccgctttcctgctcaatcTTCTCCACCTCGCCCGGTCTTCGGCGTCCTGAGGTGTGAGATTGTTCTGTTGCATTGCATGTCCGCTGTGACGACGttcagccagcgcttcttaggcctaccgcggcCGCGTGACCTAGGGCCTTGGACATATCTtcttacaaaaaaatgtatttttttaactgGACCAATGTAAGGCGACTAAAGAGGTATCTTGAGGAGACAGTCTACAGCCCACATTGGCTGGAATGGCTGTACAAACCAATGGCTGATCGTCATTttcccttgttcctcgtagataaccaagtttgataactgattttgtatgaggaaaaataattcttcttagctaactgggttatgaaagaggattttttatttcttcgtagaaaaccatattttttgcagttttctacgaagaattgtttttcttctttgtttacccggttatgaaatgagattttttttcctcgtagaaaaccattattattTTCAGGTTTCTATTTTAAGCTTAGAGGAAAAACaaatcttcgtagaaaactgctaaaaataatggttttctttaaggaaaaaaatcccatttcaaAACCGGGTAAgccaagaagaaaaaaaaatctttatagaaaattgcaaaaaataatggttttctacgaagaaataaaaaatcctctttcataacccagttagctaagaagaattatttttcctcagaatacaaaaccagttatcaaacttggttatctacgaggaacaaggggtCTTTTTATGATATTGATAAAACATTTGTTTTCAAACGAGAATGAAAGTCTGTATGTAAGGTAAAAGTACAAGTACTCGACACTCTATTACCCAATAGATAACTCCCTGCTGCCACATTAATTGATTGAAGTACCTTATACCTGTACACTGTCATTTTCCTACTTGCATTGGTCAACTTGAAACTTATAGGAAATTTGAAATCAATCgacatttaattataatttatttattttatcagacTACGACATGGCTCTGGAAAACTGCATCATGGCGGTATCAAAAGACTGGACAGCTTGTTTCTTGAGCTTGAAATTCAACACAGACATACATAAGAATGCCACAAGTAACTGGGCGCATTATGAGACTCACTTCTACTTGTGCTGGTAAGGAGCAAGTATAGACATATTGCATCGCAACTTGCATGGGAACTGAGAAGGAACGGTTACGTTGAGGTCCGTCTGGATCAGCCCTAAAGCCAAATTGAACAGTGTATTCCTCGTCACAATTAAAATTTCTAGATTTCACCTTGTTTCAGACTAGaatccaattaaaaaaaaaaaaacaatcgatatttttatttctaccgAGTTCAATAAAATTTTGGTAGCGATGTTGTCACTATTGATGGGTAAAACGAATAACATTGTAAAGCATTTGAATCTGCAAAACAACACTTTAAGTGGAAACGGAATATACCTACCCCTTTTGAGAATACAGGCGGGAGTTtaatgtatgtacatacatacatacatacatacatacaatcacgcctgtttcccagaggggtaggcagagatcacggatttccatttactacgatcctgacaaaccactttcgcttcacacactttcataacgtttctcatacacgctcgtcggtttcgagtacttctgacctggcctttttgcaatatttccccgatttgatcgagaaaagttcgcctaggtcttccactaccaactgacccttccacccctttttcatatactttcttcgttaatctcctctcatccatcctctctacatgcccaaaccaccttaacatacccatctcaatctttgtcaccacatctacatccactccacacttctctcttatcacgctatttctgatcctatcactcaactttacaccagccatgcttcttaacgctctcatttccattttttcattttttctttattttttttaatgtatgtatgtggtgATATAGGTACAAAAGGatgcataaattaaataaaaataacaaaagtacTTTTCtgcgcgtgcgaagccgcgggcaaaagctagtctctTATAACACTTGAACATAAggtgccatttttagggttccgtagccaaaatggcaaaaacggaacccttatagtttcgtcatgtccgtctgtccgtctgtccgtctgtccgtctgtccgtctgtcacagccgatttactcggaaactataagtactacagtgatgaaatttgatgggaatatgtgttgtatgaaccgctacaaaattatgacactaaatagtaaaaaagaattgggggtggggcccccatacatgtaactgagggatgaaaattttttttttcgatgtacataccacgtgtggggtatcaatggaaaggtcttttaaaatgatataaagttttctaaaaaacatttttcttaaagtgaacggtttttgagatatcagctctcaaagtcgtaaaaaaactatgtcccccccccctatttttataactacggggtataaaattctaaaaaaaaagaggtgatgcatgctaattaactctttcaacgatttttggtttgatcaaagtatctcttatagtttttgagataggttgatttaactgtaattttggttaagttattggtttattatatttgctgctacggaaccctttgtgcgcgagcccgactcgcacttggccggtttttttatcattcAAAGAAGGGAAGAAAAGTCCCCTTTCCGAATAGGTGATGTGAtaaatatatttgtttattttcctTTTCTCAGACATGCGTTAAAATCTTTCGACTTCCTCATGTGCAGTTACCGTACACGTGCAATTCAATACCTTTAGCTCGTCAGCGATTCTCAAACAAACTTTTGAAACGTTTAGTTCGTTATAAAGGCAGGTTTGTTGCAGCGAAAAGACCCGGTTCCGTCGCTGCACTTTAGAGGTCCTGTTGAATTTTCCGCACAGTTGCACTTCTCAGCAGTCTATTGTGCTTCAGAAATTTGCGACTATTATATCAGAGGGTGAAGTTTATCAGGTATTGTACCTATTCTTTATTAATTAACACAGTCATACGTGAgtatgtttagtaaaacgtcccactttgtcggttaacATAAAGATGAGATTTGcttgtattgtatttataggAATAAACCGACAAAGCGGCtgtatagcaatcgacaaagtgagacgttttactaaagACATAAGAAATCAATCatgctttttataagtattcgGCGAAATTAGGGctttaatgtttaattttgaagagTACATCGATTCAtggttatttatttgtttatttctttaattttatttggagAAGCAACAGCTTACAATTCAGAATAATGCTGCATCATAAGTTACAAACAGCCGATTATAGGTTCCCACCAGTAGCAACAGGTTATCAAACAATCGGTGGCTAGTATTAAATTACTATCTACGTGTAAGTGTATCCCTCTAACACATGCTTAGTGTCATTAAACTCATATTGACCAGGATAGCAAAGTCAATACAGTCAGTACGgttaaggtcaatacggataaaTGTGTCATAAGGCGAAGTGTGTCTGCTCTTCACATTTTGCGTATTTAAACCAATGAGCAGTGTTTATTAAGAGTTCATACGTTTACCTATACCACTAACCTTGAGTATATAGctagtagcaaaagtatgaactgtGACTGAGTGTGTAAAAAGGTCAAAGTggaggccagacacacttccccttttgacacacttatccgtattgacctcACCTTATTTGTTTATccttacttttgaaatcttatTTAACAACCTACATAGtatttttattcatgatattccGAAGCACTGCTGCGTGCACGCACTCAACTCTCAAGGGGCTTGTTAGCATACTCCTTTGAGATTCTAGTTTATTAGGGTGCCTTCAATTTCTTCTGAGGAGTTGCGTGTTATTTTGAACcttataatacaattttaaaagtCATTTTTTAAGAATTGACAGATAGTTtcttataaaatttaataaggtCGTGGTAATAcacgttttatttatatttcacaTTTCGTTTGACTAATTAAGAAAtgcaactttgaaaattgagttttatttttaggatGTCAATTATTTGAAACATAAAAAATTATGCAACAGAGAAAAATCTAGCacagaaaagtgtcactttgaGCCCTCGAGCGGGCAAGATAATTTCCCTTTCCAAATAAAGGACTCCCCAAACCCATCTACGCGGCATCGGCTTTCGACGACCAAAATTGTTCGTATGAACTATGAACgtgcgtacagtcaaccaattggaaccctaggccactgtagaactatgtcatagtaacgttataaatcagattgtaagtaatctcttactgcttgtcattttgacatcgTTGTAGAGTgggctagggttccaattggttgactgtacattgcgCATGCATGCATGCGATCAGCAACGACGGGTCGGTTAGAGCCGATACCGCATCGATTGGTGTGGGGAAACCctcggcccagccacgacattggtctaagcgcgacagcagtgagcggcagccatacgtgtgaatgaaaagtcccatcgctgtgtctcgctccaatgtatggccgccgctcaccgctgtcgcgcttacgccgtggcttgcgtgtgcgacggtcgcgcgatggtcgcgcgatggcgatgcgacgtatacgaaatcaaaccttatcgatatggaagtagacgatgcgatgagacgcgacggcggtcgcgcgaccttcgcccacgcaagacacggcgttagaccaATGTCTTGGCTGAGCCATAAGTGATATGATGTGAAAACtctaaaatacttacatttcaGGATTGTAACTTCAACATGGTGTACCCAAGCTGCCCAAACGGCGACCCGCGACCACCAGCCGCTCTAGTCTCCAGGCTCATGAATGAGGAGCTTCCATCCGTTCAGAAAGTAGCCAAGACTAGCGCAACGGTTCGGTTAACAATGGGGTCACTACAATTGATAACCTTGTACTgttattacatttttaaataattcataatATGAAGGTATttaatttctgcgacgcaaccGGAAACTGATGGGAGTTTTCACAAAAATGTGTACCCAATTAACGCGCTTTGATACAAGTTAATCAGTTTAATCACTGTTGGTTTGTGacaataattaagcatgaaatttcaataataaaTTGGTTTTCCTGTttgttttatacatttttagCAATATTGCAAAGTAAAAAAGGAAAAACGTTGAATTCTATAAAGGTTGCTTCTTAATCTTCTTATCACAAAACCAACAGCGCATTAACTTCACAATTCGGCACAGTAGTTTTTGGAAATTCTCTTATACCGAAATCCGATGAAAAAATCGCAACAAATAACTACTAACATAATTTCCATGTTGAAAGCAATGATTGCGTTATTTTTCCCCTCTTCAAATATTGTGCTTCGAATATGCATATTCTTATCACCAGTGCCATATCGCGACTTCTTCGAGTTCTTCGTCAAATTGGTGTAAGCCGATactctacagagtggggcctgtaacaaaggcgaaaaattgaactgtaggctattctccttatactgatcaacatttgttcagtgacttttaaaaattaagaagtctttaaatttttaatttttcatacaaaataaatattagcttcaatgtacgccattattattgtcattgacgttgtctgtcacactttagacttaacagaattcgcaatacattgtagtgtagtgtgacaaccctgatgatatataactcatctcatacagagcgacaaccctatgctcatgcagctgtgtgttatggatcattgagttttacgatgtaattataaataatcataaagtttatggtataattaaagtaatgattattggtcataaaatatacaataaaatgtaatgttaaaacagatgggaatgactattgaccgtgaccaggatagtatataagcacgatttttattgaataaaaaaagaGTATTGACTCGACTTCTGAGTTATCATTACACCCGAAGCACCCCACActtcatggcgaccctgccagtcgGGCTGCTCGAGCACTAACCATCTGCTCGAGGCAGCCCACCCCGCCCGCGCACTCCGAACTACAACCGCGCCAGCTCAGCCTCCACGGCGCACGATCTGAGACTGTATCACCCAGCTACCACGTCGCCCCAGCCGACCATGCGTAAGCCGAGCGCCGCTAAGTCACCAAGCCACGCTAAGCCTCGCCGCAGCTAGTATACCAGCAGCACCGACAACAAGGCGGCCGACGACAAGTGATTATGCGTGCCGAGCCAGTCCACCGCAGCATCGTCGACCCACGTCCCGCAGCGCAGCACCGCGCACCGTACCCGCTCCAGCCATGGACCACACGGTATAATATAATCTGTATTATTACGTCACCAGCGTACAATTTACACTAacaatgtttctttttttttctccttaTTAAGTTTTCTATATActtttttaataagtttttatatttaaataaaagtttaaagtttaactgcaaaaaaaaaaaaactatatttatatattattataatcttAGTTAAGACCCTTTGAGTTATTTCAATTTAATGTCATGAAAAAATCGTTTCTTGGCATAACaatgttcagatttttttttctaagttcAAATTGATTTAATATAATGCCATCCAgattaaattacctacttagtGTTTTGTAAACTAAGACAGACAGGATTTCCAAGAACGCTTAGCCTGATCCACTTTAAGTTTCTGAAATCTTCTTGTATATGGATGTTTTTGAATTAGGTATTTGTTTATGAAAGGAAAAAATGAAGGTAATTGATTAAAAATAGGTATGTCTATCACACCATCGGTAGCCCGAGAGGCTTTGGGCGATACATAGCCAGGGTACGCCAGAATACAAGCAGGTATGAAATCCTTGACGGCTGACCATGATTCGATCGAGAATCAATCGTGGAGACTCTTGGACACAAAAAATAGTGTGATGCTTAAAAGCAATGCCTGAATGTATGAACAATACTAAAAGTATAATTGTAATCgccagtagtaaaaaaaaaaaaaaaaaaaactcctctAACAAGTTTAGTAAGCAGGTTTTATCTGCGGAAAAGAGGTGTAGGTACTAAAAACAAATACTTTTACCCCAAACAAAATTGATATCACAAAACGACATAGGtataaaaatttattaaaataggaatacaaatctaaaaaaaaaaacaccttaaaaaaaaagaggggataagaatatgaaaaataaaaataaccaatCGCTATACgtacaacaatttttttttaactcaaatcACAAGTCAGAATTACTGCATACACAACTCACAAAAGTAACTAGAATACAAAtatcatataatatataattattataacctcaaaattagaaagttcaaataaactaactaatttattatattttatctcgagcaaaaaaaaaaatctgaactaccAAATAAATTAACATCTCTTGGCATTttcttgttaaaaaaaaatactatagcGTGATTACGCTatacaaaatagtttaaatCATCTATAAAAATACCACAAATAATCAGaccttactaaaataaaatgacaaaaatatacataactcGAGTACAACTCACGTACAAACacgttaacaaaaaaaaaacaaccaactTAATACAAGTAAAAAgcagccaaaaataaatttcaaattaatcggtatcaaaaattcaaaataaaaaaaaataaaaaaattagaaGTCGAACTATTTTCACCACAATATAAATACCCAAAACCAAAAGTGTAATTTCACGCAACTACATCCTTTCTTTTATAGCGTGTAGTAGTAAAACTAAAATCAC harbors:
- the LOC125238928 gene encoding uncharacterized protein LOC125238928, coding for MWLESLDNLLDNTEPLVDGSSTEKDHDYNVSVTSDAVQSYSAGYIVRKLHDYDVDDALFSDTNDYDQNTPRQFIEKLNELDSNEDEPEPINPFQQFVILPQNTTNFTTLKPLRPERTSMSIPLENKNILCEDFEEYAGNCSLQARKIYESTIILPLPAELKKWCKALKQLATCEYDWNTDCRDVTEKNFNEFLIQGQLHVIDKVCHDDWFVTHYDMALENCIMAVSKDWTACFLSLKFNTDIHKNATSNWAHYETHFYLCCEKTRFRRCTLEVLLNFPHSCTSQQSIVLQKFATIISEGEVYQDCNFNMVYPSCPNGDPRPPAALVSRLMNEELPSVQKVAKTSATHPTLHGDPASRAARALTICSRQPTPPAHSELQPRQLSLHGARSETVSPSYHVAPADHA